DNA from Arthrobacter sp. FW305-BF8:
AGGTGGTCAATTACGCCTCCACGCTCAGCACCCATCTCGAAGGCCTGCAGACGCACGGCAGCGTGGTGGTCGCCGTCGACGACGTCCACAAGCTCGATGAGGAGAGCCTGCGTGTCCTCACCTTCGTCATGCGCAGGCTGCACGACAAGCGGGTCCTGTTCCTGCTGACCCTGAACCCTGGTGACGCGTCCCGCGTCCCCGCCGGTGTCCTAGACTTCCTCACCGGCCACCAAGTGGTCCGTATTCCGCTGGAACCGCTCTCGCCGCAGCAGGTCCAGGACGTGGCGCGGAGCCTGTTCGGCTTGGACCTCAGCGCGACGGCGGCCCACGGCCTGGTGACGCACACCGGCGGGATTGCCCAGTCCATCGTGGAGCTGCTCCGTGAGCTGCCCCCGGAGACCTGGCAGTCGTGGTTCCCGTCCCTGCCGCCCACTTCCCGGGTGCGCGCCAGGGTCCGCAGTGTCTTGGCGGCCGCGTCCCCTGCCCTGGTGGCCGCCGCGGAAGCCGCAGCGGTGCTCGGCCCCGGCGCGGGCCTGGCTGAGGTGGCCAGGGTGGGCGGCCTGGAATCCGTCATGCCGGCGCTCGATGAGGGGCACCGCGCCGGGCTGCTGGGACTGTCCGTGGACCAGTCCCGCTCCGCCGTCGCCTTCCTGGAACCCGGCACCGCGGAAGCCGTCTACGAACAGATCGTCCCCAGCCGGCGCATTGCCCTGCACCGGAAGTCTTCCGAGGTTGTCCAGTCCGAGGGTGAACGGCTGGGCCACCGCGTTGCGGCCACCCCGGCCGCGGACGAAACCCTGGCCGCCGAACTGGAGGAGTTCGCCCGGCGGCAGGCCACGGTGGGCGCATGGCAGGATGCCTCCACCGCGTTGTTCTCCGCCTCGCGGCTCTCCCCTGACATCCGCGCCCGGAACCTCCGGCTCCTGAAAGCTGTCGACGCCCTGGTCGGCTCCGGCAATGTGGCCCAGGCGCAGGCCTGGGCAGGGGCGGTGGATGCCCTGCCGCCGTCGCCCCTTCGCTCCTCGGTGCTGGGGTATCTGTCCACGGTGTCCGGACAGAATGACAGCGCCGAAAGCCAACTGGAGATGGCCTGGCGGACCAGCAATCCGCAGCACGAACCCGCCGCGGCAGCGCAGGTGGCCCAGCGTTTCGTGCTCCACGGGGTGGCCTCCTGGGATGGTCCGATGATCACCGGCTGGGCCGAACGCGCCATGGCCCTAACGGAGCCTGGAACTCCGGCGCACATCGAGTCGGAGGCCATTTACGGCCTGGGCCTGTACGCCCAGGGCCGGATAGCGGACGCCGAGGCCTCCTACCATCGGGCCTCTGCCCAGGCGGCCGAGAATGCCCAGAAGCAGCGGGTGCAAATGGGCGCCGGCTGGCTGGCCCTGCGCCTGGACAACGCCGAATCCGCGCTGGTCAATTTCGAGTCGGCCGCCCCCACCGAGTACCGAGGGGGATCGCTGCGGATCTCCCTGTGGGCCGAGGCCTGGCTCGCCCGCACTCACCTTGTGCTGGGCAACTGGGATGCGGCCGCCGCCACCATCTCCCGGGCCAGCGTCCGGCTGGAAACCTCGCGGATGCCGCTGATCCGCCCGCTGCTGTACTGGACGGCCGCCGAGCTGTGGTCCATGCGGGGCGACTGGGACCGGGCACGCTACTACGTCTCACAGGCCGCAGTGCAGCCGGGAACGTACCGGGCCATGCAGGTCCCGGCCAGCCTGGCACGTGCCCGTTTCCACGAGGCGCGGGCGGATTACGAAAGTGCCCTGGCTGCCCTGCAGCCGCTGGCGGAGCTGGACCCCTGGACCGATCAACGGGTGTCCTTCTGGCCTTGGCAGGACACCTACGTCAACGCGCTGGTCATGACCGACAAGCTCGATGCTGCAGAGGCGTTCCTTACCGCCTTCGAAGGAGTGCACCGCGAGCGGGAAGTCCCTTCGGACCTGGCCCGCATGGCATGGGCGCGGGGTCGGCTGCTGGCCGCGCAGGGGGACCCGGACACGGCCAGGGAACACTTCGAGGCGGCGCTGGGACACCTCCGCGGGCTCAACCGCCCTTATCTGCGCGCAAGGATCAGTTTTGCGTTCGGGCAAAGCATGCGCCGGGCCGGGAAGCGCCGCCTGGCGTCATCCGTGCTGCGCGCGGCCCGCGACCTTTACGACTCGCTCGGCGCGGCCACCTACGTTGAACGGTGCGACCGCGAGCTGAAGGCAACAGGCCTGGATGTGGGGAACCTGCCTGACCCGGCGGATCCGGTGCTCTCCTCCGTGGGCAGCCACCATCAACAGCTCACCGCGCAGGAACAGGCGGTAGCCGAGCTGGTGGCTGCGGGCGCCACCAACAAGGAGGCGGCACGGGCCCTGTTCCTGGCCGAAAAGACGGTGCAGTACCACCTGACGCGGCTGTACCGGAAGATGGGTATCCGGTCACGCAGCGAACTCGCGGCGGCATTCCGGGCCAAGGACTGACCCGGCTACTTCACGTCCGAGGGGTGCTTGGCCAGCGGGACCACGGTGAGGTCCATGTACGGGAACAGGGGAAGGCCCTGCAGGATGCCGTGCAGTTCGTCGTTCGATTCGACGTCGAAGATGGAGTAGTTGGCGTATTCGCCCACCACACGCCAGATCTCGGGCCATTTGCCGGAGCGCTGCAGTTCCTGGGAGTAGGCCTTCTCCTTTGCCTTGATTCCGGCGGCTTCTTCGGCGGGCATGCCGGCGGGCAGGTTGACGTCCATATGGACCAGGTACTTCATGGTGACCTCTCGGTGGAATTGGAAGGGATGGGTGTCAGTCGGTGCGGTAGTGGGCGAGCTTGTCGTCGTCCACGTCGGTGCCGGCGCCGGGACACGCGGGAACGTGGATCCGCCCGCCGGTGATGGCTAGCGGCTGGGCCAGCAGGTCATCGGTCATATCGAGGTAGTTGGAAAGTTCCGCCGCACGCTTGGCGGTGTGGGCGAAGGCTGCGCCGAACACCACGGAGGCCACGGTGCCTACCTGGGTGTCGATCTGGTTGCCGATGTAAACGTCGATGCCCATGCCCTCGGCCATGCCAACGATCTTGGCGGCTTCGGTGAAGCCGGACCGGGCGGTCTTGACGGACAGCAGGTTGGCCCCGCCAGTGAGGATTTCGCGGGCCGCCTCGCCGAGGTTGGCGGCCGATTCGTCCGCGGCAATGGGGATGGGGGAGTTGGTGACCAGGCGCCGGCGGCCCAAGACCTCGCGGGCGTCGTCCGGTTCCTCAAGGAACTGCAGGCCGAGGTCGGCGGTGCGGCGCAGCACCTCGGCGGCCTCGTTGGCGGTCCACCCGCGGTTGGCGTCCATGTACAGCTCGGCGTCCTCGTCCAGGCCTTCCCGCAGCACCCTTGCGGCCTCGATGTCCAGGTTCAGCGGACGGCGTCCGGTCTTCAGCTTGAAGGTGTTGATGCCGTAGGTTTCCCGGAACTCCAGGGCCAGGGCCAGGAGTTCCCTGGCGGGTTTAAAGCCGAGCATGTGGGAGACGCGCAGCGAGTCGGTGTAGCCGCCCAGCAGCTTGGTCACGGGCTGCCCCAGGGTCTTGCCGATGACGTCCCACACGGCGATGTCCACTGCGCCCTTGGCGGTCTGGTTGTGGATGGTCCGCGCCATCACGGCCTGGATCTTTTCCCGGTCAAAGACATCAAGGCCCACCAGCTGCGGGGCGAAAACGTCCTGCACCACCGCGACGATGGACTTCTGCGTCTCACCGTAGGTGTAAGGGCGGGGCGGGGTGTCTGCGGTTCCCACCACGCCGTCGTCGGTGTGGACGCGGACCAGGACGTGGTCGGCCTCGTGCACGGAGCCGGAGGCGAAATGGAGCGGGTGGCGGTACGGGATCGAGTAGGGGATCGCCTCGATGGCTGCGATCTTCATGAGGGGAGGTGCCTTTCATCAGCGGGAGCGGGGGTGGCGGCATCAGCGGTTGCCGTGGCCACGATGTCCAGGAAGTTTTGCAGGAGCGCGGAACGGTGGCCGCGCAGCCAGGCGACGGCGAGTTCCACCGGGGGAACATTGTCGATCTCCCGGTAGGCGACGCCTTCGAGCTGGAAGGCGCGCACGCTGGACGGCATGACGGCGATGCCGCCGCCCGCGGCCACGAACGCCAGCATGGTGGAGGTCTCGCCCACCACCTGCGTGATCCGCGGCTGGAAGCCTGCCTGGCGGCAGAGGTCCGAGGTGATGCGGTTCAGCACCGACTCCGGCGCGTAGGCGATGAAGTCCTGGTCCTGCAGTTCGTGCATGGCCACGGGCCGGTCCACCGCCAGGGCACTGAAGGAGGGAAGCGCGACGACGAGTGGCTCCTGGGTGACCACGCGGTAGTCGATTTCCTCGGAGGCAACGGGGGGACGCAGCAGTGCCGCGTCCAGGGTCCCGTTCCGCAGCCCCGCTTCCATGGACGGCGTCAGCATCTCTCCGTTCAGCGCCAGCGACAGGCCGGGAAGGACCTGCTTGGTGAGCCGCGCGATCCGGGGCATGACACCGTAGGTTGCCGAGCCGGAGAACCCCACCCGGAGGACGCCGGTGGCGCCCTTGCCCACCTGGTAGACATCCGCGCGGAGCGTCTCGACGTCGTTGACGATCTGGCGGCCGCGGTCCAGCAGGAGCTGGCCCGCCGCCGTCAGGTCCACCCGGCGGGTGGTGCGGTTGAGGAGCTGGACGCCCAGCTGGTCTTCGAGTTGGCGGATCTGCTGGGACAGCGGCGGCTGCGCCATGTGCAGGCGCTTCGCCGCCCTGCCGAAATGCCGCTCCTCCGCGACCGCGATGAAGTAGTTCAGCTGGCGGATTTCCATCCGATGCCACCTTTCCAACGGGCCGGGGGAGGCGCGGCGCGGCCTCATTTATTCATAGAGTAACCATAAAAGGCCTTACTTAGATACTTTTTCGACGTAATCTAGCGGTGCTTCAATGACGGGCAGTGCTTCCTCCAGCCTGTGCTGCCGCGGTACCAGGATGGTGACGGCGCCGCCGAGCAGGGCCACCGCGCCGTAAATGTAGAAGGCTGTTGCCCCGCCGATCCCCGCGGCTGCCAGCCAGCCACCGATGATCGGACCCAGGACCCCGCCCAGCCGGCCCACGCTGGCGCACCAGGCGACGCCGGCGGCACGGGCATTGGTGGTGAAGTAGTTGGACTGGAAACCGTAGACCAGCACCTGCGTGCCCAGGGTTCCCACCCCTGCGGTGGCGATGAACGTGAAGAGCAGCGGCAGCGGGAAGCTGAAGGTCATCAGCCCCAGGGAGATGGTGGCGAGGGCAAACGTGGCAGCGATGACCCGCTGCGGTCCGTTCCGGTCTGCCATCCGGGAGGCCACCAGGCCGCCCACCACGGCGCCCAGGTTCAGGGCCAGCGGGAAGAACAGGGCGTAGGTCCGGCCGTAGCCGTAGCCCTCCATGATCTTGGGCAGCCAGGTGTTGAGCCCGTAGGTCAGGAGGAGGCCGCAGAAGGACATCAGGCCCAGCAGGATGGATGCCACGGCGAACTGGCGGGAGAAGACGGCGGCGAACCCGGACTTCCGCGGGGCGGCGCCGGCCTTCCGGATCACCTGCTCTTCGGCGAGCGGCACCCCGGTGCGCCATGCTGCGGCGAGGGCTTCCTCTTCCCGGCCCCGGGCAAGCAGCCAGCGCGGGGATTCCGGAAGCTTCCGCCAGGCAATGGGCAGGATGACCAGGAGGGGCAGGGATCCAATGATGAAGAGGCCGCGCCAGCCGATGCTGTCCAGGAAGGCGATGCCCAGGACGGATGCCAGCACGCCGCCCGCGGGGACCCCGGAGTACACGATTGCGTTGTAGAACTGCCGCCGTCCCGCGGGTGCGAACTCGGCCATGGTGGCGCCGGCGCTGGCGATGACGACGCCCAGGCCCAGCCCAGTGGCAAACCGGAGGGCACCGAAGGCGGTGACATCCGTGGCCAGGGCGGTGGCGAACATGCCCAGGGAGAACCAGGCGATGCCTGCGAGCATCAGCCTGCGGCGGCCGAAGAAGTCACCGATCGCTCCGCATGCCAGCGACCCCACCAGCACGCCAATGAGGGCCCAGGACCCCAGGAGCCCGGCGGTGGCCGCATCGAAGTGCCCGATTTGGCCCGCGTCTGCGAGCAGCCCCGGAAGGACCGTGCCGTAGACCACCAGGTCGTAGCCATCAAACAGGAGGGCGGCGCAGATGACGAAAGCCACCCAGTTGGCTGTCCGGGTCTCCCTTCCCGGGTTTCCGGTGATCGTGGATTGGGGGTGCGGCAGCGTCATGGCGCAGGTCCTTTCAGGGGGCGGGTGGAGAGGCGCCGCGGCATTCGGATGGATCCGCGCCGGGGCCTCGGCAACCCAGCCTGACAGGTAATGTGACGCACGGCATATGAGGGAAATGCCCGGTTTCGCGCCGGGGGTGCATTGTGCCGTTTCCGCGTATCAAAGGGGCGGTTTTTGCGATGGATCCAGCGGGAACAGGCCAAATGCGCCCGGCAGCAGGGTCATCCCGGCGTCGGTGGGAGGGTGGGTCTTAGTCCATAGGCTGCCGGTATGAACCCGACGTGCCGTAACCGTGGCCGGGAGCAGGGCGCCGCGGTTAGGCTGGCGGAATGATCAATCCAGCACGGCTGCACTCAGACCTGTCCCGCCTGGGCCGGGAGACTGATATGTTCCTGGCCACGGTGTCCTCTTTGTCCGATGAAGAGTTGGCTGCTCCTTCGCTGTGTGAAGGGTGGACCCGCGCCCACGTCGTCGCGCACGTCGCATGCAGCGGACGTGCCCTGATAGGGCTGATTGACTGGGCCACGTCCGGGAAGGAACGCCGGCTGTACGCATCCGCTGAAGCGCGCACGGAGGCCATCGCCGCCCTTGCTGCCCTGCCGCGGGACGAGCTCCTGGCTGAGGTGCGGGACTCAGCCGCCGCTTTCGCCGGTGAAGCCGAGCGGTTGACCGGGGAACTTGCGGCGCAGAAAGTAAGGGCAGGTGGCCGGGACCTGCCGGCCACGTCCATTGTGGCGCTGAGAATTGCCGAGGTGGTGGTGCACCACCATGACCTTGAGACCGCCTGGACCATCGAGGAGGCCGACCCCGATTCGCTGTTGAACGCCATCGAGGCCGTGGTACGTGCACTGCGTGCCAAGGGGGCGCCGGGGATGACGCTGGTGACCGAGGAACGCGACCAGTGGATTATCGGCAACGGCGCGCTGCACATCGAGTCCGATCGTGAGGGCCTGCTTCAGTGGCTGGCGCGTGGCGATGCAGCGCATATCGAGGCGGACGGCCCCGTGCCAGCACTGCCTAGCTGGTGAGCCGGCCGGCTCGAAGATTGCAGCGTCCCATCCTGAGCGGGCCGGACTGACTTTTCGCCGTTGGTGCGGGGATGTTTTCCGGTCCCACTTTGTCTCCAGCAGTGAGCCTAGGAAAGACAGGTGCACCAGGCCGGGACCGTCGCTCTCATAGAAATGTGGGGTGACCCTGTCAACCTGGGTGGGTTTGGCAGGTTTGGCTGGAAGAAGACCCAACCGCACCCAAGCGAAGAGCGGCCGCTGTCGTCAGGCGTAGTTGCCGGGCCTTGCCCGGGCAGAGGGGACAGCAGTCTTAGCTGTTTCCAGCCCAACATCGCGCCGGTGCCCGTGCGGGTTATCCTCTGTGTAGTCCTCGCCATGGTGGGGGTGGTGCTCGCCATCCAGGCGTTCGCAAGGTGGTCAGGTCAGGAACAGGCCATGCGCCACAATCGCGAGCTTCCCCATTCGTGGTTGCTGATCACGATGACGATTGTCGTGGCTTCAGCAGCCGCCGTTTTCTCCGTCCTCATCCTTCTGGCGGGCTGATCTGTGGCGCATACGCTCCGGGATCCAGGCTTGCAACCGGATCGTACTCTGCTCGCGTGGCGACGAACCATCCTCGCCCTCATCATTACGGATTTCCTCGTCTGGAGGACTTGGCTGCTTTCATCTGCAGGGGACGGCGCAGAGAGAACTCACAGGGCTTCGGTGTGGCGGTAGGTATGGCCGCAGTGGCCACGGTCGTCCTGACTGCCTGCATCCTTCGCCGCCCTCTGCAATTTAGAAACACGCCGCATCAAGCCCCGTCGGCCGCACTAC
Protein-coding regions in this window:
- a CDS encoding mandelate racemase/muconate lactonizing enzyme family protein, which produces MKIAAIEAIPYSIPYRHPLHFASGSVHEADHVLVRVHTDDGVVGTADTPPRPYTYGETQKSIVAVVQDVFAPQLVGLDVFDREKIQAVMARTIHNQTAKGAVDIAVWDVIGKTLGQPVTKLLGGYTDSLRVSHMLGFKPARELLALALEFRETYGINTFKLKTGRRPLNLDIEAARVLREGLDEDAELYMDANRGWTANEAAEVLRRTADLGLQFLEEPDDAREVLGRRRLVTNSPIPIAADESAANLGEAAREILTGGANLLSVKTARSGFTEAAKIVGMAEGMGIDVYIGNQIDTQVGTVASVVFGAAFAHTAKRAAELSNYLDMTDDLLAQPLAITGGRIHVPACPGAGTDVDDDKLAHYRTD
- a CDS encoding maleylpyruvate isomerase family mycothiol-dependent enzyme, producing the protein MINPARLHSDLSRLGRETDMFLATVSSLSDEELAAPSLCEGWTRAHVVAHVACSGRALIGLIDWATSGKERRLYASAEARTEAIAALAALPRDELLAEVRDSAAAFAGEAERLTGELAAQKVRAGGRDLPATSIVALRIAEVVVHHHDLETAWTIEEADPDSLLNAIEAVVRALRAKGAPGMTLVTEERDQWIIGNGALHIESDREGLLQWLARGDAAHIEADGPVPALPSW
- a CDS encoding DUF202 domain-containing protein → MAHTLRDPGLQPDRTLLAWRRTILALIITDFLVWRTWLLSSAGDGAERTHRASVWR
- a CDS encoding LysR substrate-binding domain-containing protein — encoded protein: MEIRQLNYFIAVAEERHFGRAAKRLHMAQPPLSQQIRQLEDQLGVQLLNRTTRRVDLTAAGQLLLDRGRQIVNDVETLRADVYQVGKGATGVLRVGFSGSATYGVMPRIARLTKQVLPGLSLALNGEMLTPSMEAGLRNGTLDAALLRPPVASEEIDYRVVTQEPLVVALPSFSALAVDRPVAMHELQDQDFIAYAPESVLNRITSDLCRQAGFQPRITQVVGETSTMLAFVAAGGGIAVMPSSVRAFQLEGVAYREIDNVPPVELAVAWLRGHRSALLQNFLDIVATATADAATPAPADERHLPS
- a CDS encoding AAA family ATPase, with the translated sequence MTAGSTQGEMAEDFPLAGRAAAFEQLLEILRTVRKGKVGTVVLSGPSGSGKTALLELFLDHCRTAARGVRVLSAMGDDWEAQFALAGYSQLMRTLPLRTAKDYDGGPALAPAPVASLTPDQVVNYASTLSTHLEGLQTHGSVVVAVDDVHKLDEESLRVLTFVMRRLHDKRVLFLLTLNPGDASRVPAGVLDFLTGHQVVRIPLEPLSPQQVQDVARSLFGLDLSATAAHGLVTHTGGIAQSIVELLRELPPETWQSWFPSLPPTSRVRARVRSVLAAASPALVAAAEAAAVLGPGAGLAEVARVGGLESVMPALDEGHRAGLLGLSVDQSRSAVAFLEPGTAEAVYEQIVPSRRIALHRKSSEVVQSEGERLGHRVAATPAADETLAAELEEFARRQATVGAWQDASTALFSASRLSPDIRARNLRLLKAVDALVGSGNVAQAQAWAGAVDALPPSPLRSSVLGYLSTVSGQNDSAESQLEMAWRTSNPQHEPAAAAQVAQRFVLHGVASWDGPMITGWAERAMALTEPGTPAHIESEAIYGLGLYAQGRIADAEASYHRASAQAAENAQKQRVQMGAGWLALRLDNAESALVNFESAAPTEYRGGSLRISLWAEAWLARTHLVLGNWDAAAATISRASVRLETSRMPLIRPLLYWTAAELWSMRGDWDRARYYVSQAAVQPGTYRAMQVPASLARARFHEARADYESALAALQPLAELDPWTDQRVSFWPWQDTYVNALVMTDKLDAAEAFLTAFEGVHREREVPSDLARMAWARGRLLAAQGDPDTAREHFEAALGHLRGLNRPYLRARISFAFGQSMRRAGKRRLASSVLRAARDLYDSLGAATYVERCDRELKATGLDVGNLPDPADPVLSSVGSHHQQLTAQEQAVAELVAAGATNKEAARALFLAEKTVQYHLTRLYRKMGIRSRSELAAAFRAKD
- the catC gene encoding muconolactone Delta-isomerase: MKYLVHMDVNLPAGMPAEEAAGIKAKEKAYSQELQRSGKWPEIWRVVGEYANYSIFDVESNDELHGILQGLPLFPYMDLTVVPLAKHPSDVK
- a CDS encoding MFS transporter; the encoded protein is MTLPHPQSTITGNPGRETRTANWVAFVICAALLFDGYDLVVYGTVLPGLLADAGQIGHFDAATAGLLGSWALIGVLVGSLACGAIGDFFGRRRLMLAGIAWFSLGMFATALATDVTAFGALRFATGLGLGVVIASAGATMAEFAPAGRRQFYNAIVYSGVPAGGVLASVLGIAFLDSIGWRGLFIIGSLPLLVILPIAWRKLPESPRWLLARGREEEALAAAWRTGVPLAEEQVIRKAGAAPRKSGFAAVFSRQFAVASILLGLMSFCGLLLTYGLNTWLPKIMEGYGYGRTYALFFPLALNLGAVVGGLVASRMADRNGPQRVIAATFALATISLGLMTFSFPLPLLFTFIATAGVGTLGTQVLVYGFQSNYFTTNARAAGVAWCASVGRLGGVLGPIIGGWLAAAGIGGATAFYIYGAVALLGGAVTILVPRQHRLEEALPVIEAPLDYVEKVSK
- a CDS encoding YidH family protein, encoding MHQAGTVALIEMWGDPVNLGGFGRFGWKKTQPHPSEERPLSSGVVAGPCPGRGDSSLSCFQPNIAPVPVRVILCVVLAMVGVVLAIQAFARWSGQEQAMRHNRELPHSWLLITMTIVVASAAAVFSVLILLAG